The stretch of DNA CCACCGGCGACGGCGGCGGCGAGGAGCGGCTGGATGAGCGTGAACTGAGTCGGACTGAGGGCGAAGCTGTCGAACGACACGAGCGTGAGGACCGTGACAACACCCATCATCACCGCGCCCGTGATGGCGAGGTGTTCTGGACTCTCGCCGCGCACGTAGACGATGCTCAGTGCGAGCGCGAAGAAGACGCCAAGGATACCGACGAGGAAGACGCCCGGTGGCCACGTCCAGATGTAGAGCGAGACAGCGACGCCAGCGAGCGCAGCCCACCCGACGGGGCTTCTGAGGTTATCCCAATCGCGCTCTTGGAACTGTTCGTACACCGGTTTTTCGCGCTCTGCGACCGACAGGGCGACCATCACGGCGAGGACGGCAATCGACTGGAACAGCGCCTCTGCGACGTGGTGGTCTGAGAAGCCAACGAGGCTGCGCCGGAGGAACTCACTCGGCGCGAGCGCGAGGATGAGCACCGCGACGATGCCGCCAAAGCGGCCACCGAGGCGCTTGCCAATGAGGTAGGCTGGAATCGCCACGAGCGTCCCGAACACCGCAGGCGCGAACAGGAGCGTCAGACCAATCGTGTGCTGGTCTGGACTGCCGAGGCCGACGATGAGCGCGACGGTGGCGACGATTTGGTCGTACAGCGTCCCGAACTGGCCAACGCTCGTCCCGACGGGGAAGTGCGTCCACGGGTCGAACGGCATGGTCGAGGGCCAGTGTTGAACCGTGTAACTCACTTGCCGGAAGTGGTACCATGCGTCGTTTCCAGAGAAGAAGACGTCGCCGCCACTGACGAAATTTTTCCAGCCCTGAACTCGGGTGTACAGCATCACGCCGAGGAGGGCCACGAGGAGCGGAACGTGATACCACTCCTCGATGAGGTCGGCCACCGACCCGGAACGACGGGTCTGTGCCGACGGCTGTTTATTGCGTTTGCTCATTGTCTTTCCTGACTAGGAAAACGCGCATAAACCTTGTTATCTACGCGTCAACACCAGCAAGGAATTGAAAGGAAACGCCTTTGGACAAACGTCACCTTTCTCTGAAAAATGCGGGTCTCCGTCGTCCTCTGTACGTATTCACTCGACCTCTACGATGCTTTCGAGCAAGCAGCAGAAAGCATCCTCGCCCAGACGTATCCGAACCGTGAACTCATCGTGGTGGTCGACGGAACCCCCGAGGTGGCAGAACGCGTCATCGAAGACTTCGGCGCGCGTGAGGACGTACGCATCCACCTGAACAGCGAGAATCGCGGCCTGCTCGCAAGCCGAAACACGGGCGCAGAACTCGCAGACGGTGACATCGTCGCGTTCATCGACGACGACGCGGTCGCAGACCCAGAGTGGCTTGCAGAACTCGTCTCGGTGTACGACTCCCACGACGCGCTCGCCGCGGGCGGGCGCATGACCCCCGAGTGGGTCGCTGGCAAACCAGCCTTTCTCCCCGCCGAGTTCTACTGGCTCATCGGCGTCACCCACCGCGGCTTCGCAGACGGCCCCGGCGAGGTGCGAAACACCTTCGGCTCGAATCTCTCGTTCAAACGCGACGTGTTCACCGACCTCGGCGGCTTCGACACCGCCATCGGCGGCCGCAAAGGCGAAAAAAACCTCCAGGGCGGCGAGACCGAACTCTGTGCGCGCCTGCGCCAGCAGTACGATGCAGGCGTCTACTACACCCCCGACGCGCGCGTGGCCCACAAGGTGTTCGCCTACCGCACCGACCCTGAGTGGTTGCTTCGCCGGGCCTTCTGGCAGGGCTACTCGAAGCGCGCGATGGAGGTGTTGGTACCCGAATCGAGCGGCGAGGAGTCTGAATTCTTGGGTCAGTTGCTAACAGAATTTGCGCCACAGCGGGCGAAACGACTCCTGTTTCACCCCTCGCGTTCCGGGCTGTTGCAGTTGGTGATGCTGGTCGTGTTGACGGGTGTGGTTGGGCTTGGGTACGTGTACGGATTCATCAAGCATCAATGACTGAGACGCCTATCGAAAGCGAGTCGCTCAGAGTTCTATGGCTAACTCCGGATAAACCAGCGAACATCAGCGTTGGCAGAAAGCGAATTGCAGACTATCTCCAAACACAGGGAATTGAGGTTGTGCTTCGCGGAACGACGCTTCAAACTGTTCGCCAGTCGCTGCGCGAACGACGTGAGTTCGACGTAATCGTTGGCACGACCCGTGCTGGAGCAATCGCCGGAACGTTACTTTCGGTGCTTGGTTCGAAACCCTTGCTCGTTGACCATATCGACCCAATCAGGCAGTTTGCAGAAACGCACCCTCGGCTGCTTTCTGTGGTAGTCAGGGTGTTAGAAAACGCCTCGTTTGCTCTCGCAGACCATGTCATCTATGTTTACGATGAGGAAGCAGCGCGGGTGAGAAAATACGCATCAGTCGCAACGAAGACGGAGTTGGGCGTCCCCTACGACACGTTCGCCAATCCTCCACAGTCGGTCATCGAACGTGCCGAAACTCGATTGAAACGCAGTGGCGTGAACGAACACGTCGTCATCTACGTCGGTGGGTTAGAGCCGATTTACCACATTCGAGAACTGCTCGACAGTATGGACTACCTTCCCGACTGGTCGCTTGTCATCCTCGGAACGGGAAGTCTCGAAGAGTTAGTCGCGTCCAAAGCTGCAGAACGTGAGAACGTGATCTATCTGGGGACGGTTCCGCACGAAGATGTCCCCGGGTATCTCCACGCCGCGGATGTTGGTGTCTCGCTTGTAGACGACGCCCATACGCTGAAAGTGCTCGAATATGGCTCGGCTGGCCTCCCAGTGGTTCAGCTTCGGGGCCGTGCAGAAGGTCGATTTGCTGGGTTGGCATCGTTCTGCACTCTCGAACCGCAGGCGATTGCCACGGCGATTCGGTCGGCACCCGAGACTACCGATACAAACGCACTCAAAGAGACGAGCAAACAGTATGATTGGCGTTCGATAGGACAAGTCTATGAGTCAGCGTTACGAAGTACTGTAAACGACCACCAATGACCGATTCGAGGCTCAATGAGCAGTCGTGGACGTACTCAATTTGCATCACGCACTACAATCAAGGAGCGACGCTCAAGTCGAGCCTCAAAAGCATCCTCAACGAGCGCCCGGACAACTGTGAAATCGTCATCGTTGATGCCGGAAGCGACGATGGGAGCCTCGCTATTCTCAAATCGTTCGCCGCAGACCACGAGGCACTTCGACTTTTCATCGAACCAGGCTGTAACCGCGGCGAGGGGAGACAACGGGCGCTCGAAGAAGCAACGGGGGAGCACATCATTGCAAACTACGACCTCGATCAGACGTACGGCACGCTGCTCGAAGGGGTGTTGAACGTGTATCACGACCTTCTTGAACGAGATGGCCCGATTGCGCTTCGAACGGCTGGCAATCTGTTCATTGCTCCACGAACCCTGTTACGTGATGTCGGTGGGTACAGTCCCCTGATGCGTGGTGAAGACCACGAGTTGACCGACCGGCTCGAAGACCGTGGTGTCTTGCGCTATTTGCCCGTGAAAAACACCGAAAATATCGATAGTTCGAAGCCAACCGTACGCCGCAGAGCAACGCGGTGGTTTCGCTCCGCAAAAGGACTGTATCAGATTGGGTTTTCACCCGCACAGATATTCCACTTTCTGTTTGCAAACCACCCATTTCCGCTCTCATTGATTGGATTGCCCTTGTCGATTGGTGGCATTGTCGCAGGAGCCATTGAGGGCCGCGTCTACACCGCCCGGAAAAAACGCTGGCGAGAGATTTTCGAAATGAGCGCGCGACCGACCTATGCAGACGTGTACGTGGCTGTTCCACCGGAACTGTCTCAGTATGCGATTTCAGACGAAACACCACCCAATAGCACTCCTCGCCGTGACCAGTCATAATGGGGCGAGACGAGCCAAGTGAAGAATCCATAAACCCTACTACAAAAGAAGCCAACAGGTTTGTGTGAAGGTGTCTACTAATTCTGCCCTCCGGACGCTGTTTAAAGGAGGTGGAATTCTCTTTTTAGGGCTGTTTCTTGAACTCGGAATCTCGTTCGTCGCAAAACTCGTCATCGCACGGGTTCTCGGCCCTGTGAACTACGGGGCGGTGTCACTCGGGATCACGACTGCGACCATCGTCTCGACTGTGGTTCTGCTTGGGTTGAACACGGGCATTGGCCGGTATCTTCCAATGTTCAGCGACAAGACGCGTAGACGTGGCGTGCTAGTCTCTGCGTTTCAAATCGGTATCCCGCTCTCGATTCTTGCAAGTTTGCTCATTGTCGTGTTCGCTCCAACGATTGCACGCGTTGTGTTTACCGATCCGGCGACCGAAGCCGTACTCCGAATCTTTGCGCTCTGTATCCCGCTCGCAGCGGTGATGAAACTTGCCGTCGGGAGCATACAGGGGCTAAAGCTGTCGCTTCCGAAAGTGTATATCCAGAACATCTCGCTTCCAACGCTCCGATTCGCAGGGATTATCGTTGCTCTGTCGGTCGGTGTTGGCGCGACCGGTGTCGCGTGGGCGTACGTAGGCTCGTATCTCGGAGCGGCGGCACTTGGCGTCTATGTGTTATATACACGGACGTCACTTTTCGCTCGGAAAACCCCGTATCAACCCATGCACAGAGACCTGCTGTGGTTCTCTGCACCGCTTGTCATCTCAACGGTGATGACGTTCGTGTTTGCGGACATGGACACGTTCATGCTTGGTTATTTTTCTTCAACGGCGGACGTTGGTATCTACAACACGATCTACCCAATTGCGCTCTTGCTCACGATGATGTTGAGTTCATTTGGGTTCCTCTTTATGCCGGTTATCGCTGAGCTTCACGCTACTGGCGACACAGAGAGTATGCGCCAGCTCTATCACGTCGTCACGAAGTGGGTGTTCGTCGTTACGGTTCCCCTGTTCGTCGTCGTCGCGCTCTTCCCAACGGCGAGTATTCGACTGACGTTTGGTGAACAGTACGTCTCGGGTGCAGCCGCGCTGAGTATCCTTTCGATTGCCTTTTTCAGCCATGCAATCGCCGGACCAAACAGTGATACGTTGACTTCGCTTGGTCATACGAGATTGATAATGTTCGACAACACGCTCGTTGCCGGAGTCAACTTCGTGTTGAACGTCGTGTTGATCCCTCCCTATTCGGTGCTCGGCGCGGCAGTTGCCACCGCCGTAGCGTACGTCCTACTCAACTTACTCTACTCGTACCAACTGTACCGAGTAACCGGTATTCAGCCGATTACTGGCTCGCTCGTGCGCTTGTCTCTGGTTGCGGTTGGGTTGAGTGCGTTGGTGTACTTGCCTGTAACCAACCAGTGGATCACATCGGTTCCTCTACTAGTGCTCGTTGCAGCGGTAGCAGTGATTGGGTACACTGTTGCAGTACTTCGATTCGGAATTGGGTCGGAAGAACTCGTGTTGCTCGAAAGCGTAGAAGACCGATTCGATATTGATCTGGGGCGACTGAAATCCCTCGTGGTACGCGTCAGTAGATCGTAGTTTCTGCCCCGTGCGTTCGTGCACGAAACCCCGTATCGATTTTCAGTGAGCCCTGTAGGAGAAGGCTTTTGCAGGCCCGGAAACGACCAAAAAACAATGGAATCCCGCGACGACGTTTGTGTTCTCATCCCGACGCTCAACGAAGCCGCGACCATCGGGTCGGTCGTAGATGGCTTCCACGAGCAGGGATTGACGAACGTCCTCGTCGTGGACGGCCACTCCTCAGATGGGACGAGAGAGATTGCGGCCGACCACGGCGCACGGGTCATCACCCAGTCGGGCAGCGGGAAGGGACAGGCCGTCCGCGAGGCAATTCGGAAGATTTCGGTGCCGTATATTCTGATGGTTGACGGCGACGGCACCTACCGCCCGGAAGATGCAGAAGCCATGCTCGAACCACTGCTGTGGGGCGATGCACAGCACGTCATCGGTGACCGGTTTGCGCACATGGAGGCGGATGCGATGTCGCGGGTGAATTCGGTGGGAAATCGCGTCATCAACCGGGCGTTTTCGCTCATTCACGGGCGCAACCTCAGAGACATCCTGAGTGGGTACCGCGCGTTCACTCGCGAGTCGGTCGAGGCGCTTGGCCTCTACGCAGACGGATTTGGTATCGAGACAGAGCTCGCCGTCGAGTGCGTCAAACACGGCGTGACGACGACCGTCGTGGATATTCACTACGGCTCGCGTCCGGCGGCGTCTGATACGAACCTTCACCCGCTTCGTGACGGTGGCATCATTTTGATGACGCTGTACAAACTCGCGAAAACCAACAATCCGCTCTTTTACTTCGGGAGTGTGGCGGGGGTGAGCACCGTGATCGGCGTCATCATTGGGCTGTACGTGGGCGTCGAATACGTCACCATCGGGGTCTCTCACGAGGCGATGGCGGTTGTGTCGGCCTTTTTCATCCTCTTTGGGATGCAACTGTTGATGTTCGGCGTGCTTTCAGACTTGATTGTGACGCTCAACCGCGAACAGACGCGGCGACTCGAAGAAATTGCCAGACAGCGTCGTAACCCTGCTGAGCATGGGGAGTCACGGCGCGTCGAGTCGGCGTCGCCCGGCCCGGACGAACGGGCGTAATACCTATTTTTCGTGAACCCCTCGCGCCACACATGACGAAGTACACCTCGGTCTCTATCTCGAAAGAACTCGCTGATAAGGTCGAAGAGACAATCGAAGGGACGAGCTTTTCGAGTACGGGCGACCTCGTCCGTTTTTTGCTGCGGAGCATCGTCGTGCAACACCAACGAAAAGGTGAGTTGACTGAAGCGGAGTTCGAAGAGGTCACGCGACAGTTGCGCGAACTCGGGTATCTCAAATAAGGTTTCAGGGCAACGCGTCTTCTGGCGGTTCTGCATCGACAATGGTGAGTGGCTGCTCTGTCCCTGTCGCGTCATAGACGCGGACAGAGTCGTCGTCCCACGGGGGTGTTGCGATGAACACTGTAGAGCCTACCTTACCACTGGCTGGAGAATCGTCAAAGCCATCCGGGTACGAGACGAATCGCCCGTGTGACTTCTTCGCTGGATTGTTCAGGTCAACGCCAAAAACGGCGGAAACTGATGTATCCCCGGCGAGATAAAAATGCGAAAACACGGGCGTCTCTTCGGGGACCGAGAGTGGCTCCGTGAACGACCCCGCAGGAGTCGTAGAGAGCGTGAATACTACCGGCTCTGGCGCTTCCGTGCGGGCGTATTCGAGGAGGATGGTGAGAAGGCCACGTGTCGCATAAACCATGTCGGATGACACGTTGCCACCGTGGTTAAACAGTTCGGCGGAATTGCGGTTATGCTCCTGTCAGTTCCTTGCTTTCACCGAAAACACCCCGAAGCAAAGCCTCATCAGACATATATCCAAACTTCTCTACAAATATTTATATCATTTATGTATAAAAAATTATAAATATGGCGCGTTCTTTTGTATTTGCTGATATGGTCAAAAAATCAGTAAAGGAATTCCTTGCAAAGAACCCACACATGATGGGCGCTCTGTTCACGATGACCATCGTCCTCTCGAAAGCTGGGAACATGATTGCAGGTCACGGGACTAGCACGCCGGGGCCCTAATCTGTTTAACACTCCTTTTTGACACGACAACCAGTATCCGGACGCAGGGGCTACGACTCGGCGACGATGTCCGTACTCCACGTGAACTCTCCGTCGAAGATTACTGGCGTCTCTTCGAGCGAAAGGAACTCGTAGAGTTCCTCACGACCAACGGTGAACGTCTTGATGTGGCCTGAACTCAGGAACTGGTCTTGGTTATCCCCGATATGCGGACAGAACAGCGTTCCAATCCCCATATTCCTCGTCGGGTAAGTTCTGATACTCACATCGAACCCATCGTCGCGAGTGCGCACGTCACAGATATGTGGCGTGAGGCTCTCTGCGTGG from Haladaptatus sp. ZSTT2 encodes:
- the aglG gene encoding glucosyl-dolichyl phosphate glucuronosyltransferase — translated: MRVSVVLCTYSLDLYDAFEQAAESILAQTYPNRELIVVVDGTPEVAERVIEDFGAREDVRIHLNSENRGLLASRNTGAELADGDIVAFIDDDAVADPEWLAELVSVYDSHDALAAGGRMTPEWVAGKPAFLPAEFYWLIGVTHRGFADGPGEVRNTFGSNLSFKRDVFTDLGGFDTAIGGRKGEKNLQGGETELCARLRQQYDAGVYYTPDARVAHKVFAYRTDPEWLLRRAFWQGYSKRAMEVLVPESSGEESEFLGQLLTEFAPQRAKRLLFHPSRSGLLQLVMLVVLTGVVGLGYVYGFIKHQ
- a CDS encoding glycosyltransferase, with product MTETPIESESLRVLWLTPDKPANISVGRKRIADYLQTQGIEVVLRGTTLQTVRQSLRERREFDVIVGTTRAGAIAGTLLSVLGSKPLLVDHIDPIRQFAETHPRLLSVVVRVLENASFALADHVIYVYDEEAARVRKYASVATKTELGVPYDTFANPPQSVIERAETRLKRSGVNEHVVIYVGGLEPIYHIRELLDSMDYLPDWSLVILGTGSLEELVASKAAERENVIYLGTVPHEDVPGYLHAADVGVSLVDDAHTLKVLEYGSAGLPVVQLRGRAEGRFAGLASFCTLEPQAIATAIRSAPETTDTNALKETSKQYDWRSIGQVYESALRSTVNDHQ
- a CDS encoding glycosyltransferase yields the protein MTDSRLNEQSWTYSICITHYNQGATLKSSLKSILNERPDNCEIVIVDAGSDDGSLAILKSFAADHEALRLFIEPGCNRGEGRQRALEEATGEHIIANYDLDQTYGTLLEGVLNVYHDLLERDGPIALRTAGNLFIAPRTLLRDVGGYSPLMRGEDHELTDRLEDRGVLRYLPVKNTENIDSSKPTVRRRATRWFRSAKGLYQIGFSPAQIFHFLFANHPFPLSLIGLPLSIGGIVAGAIEGRVYTARKKRWREIFEMSARPTYADVYVAVPPELSQYAISDETPPNSTPRRDQS
- a CDS encoding flippase, with the translated sequence MSTNSALRTLFKGGGILFLGLFLELGISFVAKLVIARVLGPVNYGAVSLGITTATIVSTVVLLGLNTGIGRYLPMFSDKTRRRGVLVSAFQIGIPLSILASLLIVVFAPTIARVVFTDPATEAVLRIFALCIPLAAVMKLAVGSIQGLKLSLPKVYIQNISLPTLRFAGIIVALSVGVGATGVAWAYVGSYLGAAALGVYVLYTRTSLFARKTPYQPMHRDLLWFSAPLVISTVMTFVFADMDTFMLGYFSSTADVGIYNTIYPIALLLTMMLSSFGFLFMPVIAELHATGDTESMRQLYHVVTKWVFVVTVPLFVVVALFPTASIRLTFGEQYVSGAAALSILSIAFFSHAIAGPNSDTLTSLGHTRLIMFDNTLVAGVNFVLNVVLIPPYSVLGAAVATAVAYVLLNLLYSYQLYRVTGIQPITGSLVRLSLVAVGLSALVYLPVTNQWITSVPLLVLVAAVAVIGYTVAVLRFGIGSEELVLLESVEDRFDIDLGRLKSLVVRVSRS
- the aglJ gene encoding S-layer glycoprotein N-glycosyltransferase AglJ, which gives rise to MESRDDVCVLIPTLNEAATIGSVVDGFHEQGLTNVLVVDGHSSDGTREIAADHGARVITQSGSGKGQAVREAIRKISVPYILMVDGDGTYRPEDAEAMLEPLLWGDAQHVIGDRFAHMEADAMSRVNSVGNRVINRAFSLIHGRNLRDILSGYRAFTRESVEALGLYADGFGIETELAVECVKHGVTTTVVDIHYGSRPAASDTNLHPLRDGGIILMTLYKLAKTNNPLFYFGSVAGVSTVIGVIIGLYVGVEYVTIGVSHEAMAVVSAFFILFGMQLLMFGVLSDLIVTLNREQTRRLEEIARQRRNPAEHGESRRVESASPGPDERA
- a CDS encoding CopG family transcriptional regulator yields the protein MTKYTSVSISKELADKVEETIEGTSFSSTGDLVRFLLRSIVVQHQRKGELTEAEFEEVTRQLRELGYLK
- a CDS encoding DUF7503 family protein, yielding MVKKSVKEFLAKNPHMMGALFTMTIVLSKAGNMIAGHGTSTPGP